A genomic region of Desulfosarcina ovata subsp. ovata contains the following coding sequences:
- a CDS encoding type I restriction-modification system subunit M yields the protein MNHAIHNKLVAFIWSIADDCLRDVYVRGKYRDVILPMVVLRRIDTLLEATKETVLEEVAFQRDEMRLTELDDSGLKEASGYVFYNTSKWTLKKLYATATNNQQILLANVEEYLAGFSANVREIVEKFNLKAQMRHMADKDVLLAVLEKFISPYINLTPEDREDPDGNRLPGLSNLGMGYVFEELIRKFNEENNEEAGEHFTPREVIELMTHLVFDPVRDRLPPVMTIYDPACGSGGMLTESQNFIKNENGAIRATGDVYLYGKEINDETYAICKSDMMIKGNNPANIRPGSTLSIDEFAGTRFDFMLSNPPYGKSWASEQKNIKDGADVIDPRFVVELGDYWGEPATVNATPRSSDGQLLFLMEMISKMKDPANGLGSRIASVHNGSSLFTGDAGSGESNIRRHIIENDLLEAIVQLPNNLFYNTGITTYIWLLSNNKPAEREGKVQLIDASQRFRKLRRNLGAKNCEFAPEHIREIVDTYLAMASRERAADETGIAAKVFANSDFGYTKVTIERPDRRMAQFSAERIETLRFDKALREPMEWIHARWGDEVIQPGALADNQKKILDWCEKNEISLNARSRKKLLEPAVWKKHRDLVITAHTLLASIGKSEFDDFNHFKKRVDRELKARQIKFAPADKNAILNAVSWYDEKAEKVIRKRERLRGEKLDNLLDHLGCDVNDLPDFGYTPTEKKDEFLTYEPCTDLRDSESVPLKEDIHGYFLREVKPHVDEAWINLDSVKIGYEISFNKYFYCHKPLRGMEEVAADIIALERQADGLIAEILDVGVGKVSGAGHE from the coding sequence ATGAACCACGCCATTCACAACAAACTGGTAGCCTTTATCTGGTCCATTGCCGACGACTGTTTGCGCGACGTTTATGTGCGGGGCAAATATCGTGATGTCATTCTGCCCATGGTGGTTTTGCGCCGCATCGACACCCTGCTGGAAGCCACCAAGGAAACGGTGCTGGAGGAGGTGGCGTTTCAGCGCGACGAGATGAGGTTGACCGAGCTGGACGACAGCGGCCTGAAAGAGGCTTCCGGGTATGTGTTCTACAACACCAGCAAATGGACCCTGAAAAAACTGTATGCCACAGCCACCAACAACCAGCAGATCCTGCTGGCCAATGTGGAGGAATACCTGGCCGGTTTCAGCGCCAATGTCAGGGAGATCGTCGAGAAGTTCAACCTCAAAGCCCAGATGCGCCACATGGCCGACAAGGACGTGCTGCTTGCCGTTCTGGAAAAATTCATCTCGCCTTACATCAACCTCACGCCGGAGGATCGCGAGGACCCGGACGGCAACCGCCTGCCCGGCCTGTCGAACCTGGGCATGGGCTATGTGTTCGAGGAGCTGATCCGCAAATTCAACGAAGAGAACAACGAGGAGGCCGGTGAGCACTTTACCCCACGGGAGGTGATCGAGCTGATGACCCATCTGGTGTTCGATCCGGTCAGGGACCGGCTGCCGCCCGTGATGACCATTTACGACCCGGCCTGCGGTTCCGGCGGTATGCTCACCGAATCCCAGAATTTCATCAAGAACGAAAACGGCGCCATCAGAGCCACTGGAGACGTTTATCTCTACGGTAAGGAGATCAACGACGAGACTTACGCCATCTGCAAGTCCGACATGATGATCAAAGGCAACAACCCGGCCAACATCCGTCCGGGCTCAACGCTTTCCATCGATGAGTTCGCCGGAACCCGATTCGATTTCATGCTCTCCAATCCGCCCTATGGCAAGAGCTGGGCCAGTGAACAGAAAAATATCAAGGACGGGGCAGATGTCATCGATCCGCGATTTGTCGTTGAGCTTGGTGACTACTGGGGCGAGCCCGCCACGGTCAACGCCACCCCGCGCTCCAGCGACGGCCAGCTCCTCTTTCTGATGGAGATGATCAGCAAGATGAAGGACCCGGCCAATGGTCTCGGGTCCCGCATCGCCTCCGTGCATAACGGCTCCAGCCTGTTTACCGGCGATGCCGGCAGCGGCGAGAGCAACATCCGTCGCCACATCATCGAAAACGATCTTCTCGAAGCCATCGTCCAGCTACCCAACAACCTGTTTTACAACACCGGCATCACCACCTACATCTGGCTGCTGTCCAACAACAAACCGGCCGAGCGTGAGGGCAAGGTCCAGCTCATCGATGCCAGCCAGCGTTTCAGGAAGCTGCGCAGGAATCTGGGTGCCAAGAACTGTGAATTCGCTCCCGAGCATATCCGCGAGATTGTCGATACCTATCTGGCCATGGCCTCACGCGAGCGGGCCGCCGACGAAACGGGTATCGCCGCCAAGGTCTTCGCGAACAGCGATTTCGGGTACACCAAAGTCACCATCGAACGGCCGGACCGCCGTATGGCCCAATTCAGCGCCGAACGCATCGAAACCTTGCGGTTCGACAAGGCCCTGCGCGAGCCCATGGAATGGATCCACGCGCGCTGGGGAGACGAAGTGATCCAGCCCGGCGCCCTGGCCGATAACCAGAAGAAAATTCTGGACTGGTGCGAAAAAAACGAGATCAGCCTCAATGCCCGAAGTCGCAAAAAGCTCCTGGAGCCGGCGGTATGGAAAAAGCATCGGGACCTGGTGATCACCGCCCACACCTTGTTGGCGTCCATCGGCAAGTCCGAATTTGACGACTTCAACCACTTCAAAAAACGGGTGGACCGGGAGTTGAAAGCCCGGCAGATCAAGTTTGCCCCGGCGGACAAAAATGCCATTTTGAATGCCGTGAGCTGGTATGATGAAAAGGCGGAAAAAGTGATCCGCAAACGCGAGCGCCTGCGCGGCGAGAAGCTCGACAACCTGCTCGATCACCTGGGCTGCGATGTGAACGATCTGCCCGATTTCGGCTACACGCCCACGGAAAAGAAGGACGAATTCCTCACTTATGAGCCCTGCACCGACCTGCGCGACAGTGAATCGGTGCCCCTCAAGGAGGATATCCACGGCTACTTTCTGCGCGAAGTGAAGCCCCATGTGGATGAAGCCTGGATCAATCTCGATTCAGTCAAAATCGGCTACGAGATCAGCTTCAACAAATACTTCTATTGCCACAAGCCCCTGCGCGGTATGGAGGAGGTGGCCGCCGACATCATCGCCCTTGAACGGCAGGCCGATGGGTTGATTGCCGAGATCCTGGACGTTGGCGTGGGAAAAGTGTCGGGGGCGGGGCATGAGTGA
- a CDS encoding restriction endonuclease subunit S, whose protein sequence is MSELLGAMPTYEAYKDSGVEWLGEIPAHWEKRRLRFLIDLIVSNVDKHSKVWENPITLCNYVDVYKNNYITNEISFMEATATSDEVDRFKIKINDVLITKDSEDWLDIGVPALVKYEERNLLCGYHLAILRAYNIINGSFLFWALSAQYSKIQFSVRANGITRYGISHGVIKDSWLMFPALSEQTTIVKFLDYKTSQIDQAITIKEKQITLLREHKQILIQNAVTRGLDPDAPMRDSGLEWIGEVPAYWEVIRFKNLFSQSHLPVRKDDGVVTSYRDGQVTLRSNRRLEGYTEAIIEQGYQGIRKGQLVLNSMDAFEGAIGVSESDGKCTPEYVVCDPLSNQFLPEYFAYLLREMALIKYIRVICNAVRQRAVRIRFNNLAKRFLIVPPLKEQTAIVNHIETQSATIDKAIGLYEQQIEKLREYKATLINSAVTGKIKVPMPEQTEAAA, encoded by the coding sequence ATGAGTGAGTTGCTGGGCGCGATGCCGACGTATGAGGCTTATAAGGATTCTGGGGTTGAATGGTTGGGGGAGATACCGGCGCATTGGGAAAAAAGGCGTTTGAGATTTTTAATTGATTTGATTGTTAGTAATGTTGATAAGCATTCGAAGGTATGGGAAAATCCTATAACGCTCTGTAATTATGTTGATGTTTATAAAAATAATTACATTACGAACGAGATCTCCTTTATGGAGGCAACAGCAACTTCTGATGAAGTTGACCGCTTCAAAATTAAAATAAATGATGTTTTAATAACCAAGGATTCTGAGGATTGGTTAGATATTGGAGTTCCTGCACTAGTAAAATATGAAGAACGTAACCTTTTATGTGGCTATCATCTTGCTATTTTAAGAGCCTACAACATAATCAATGGTAGCTTTTTGTTTTGGGCTCTATCAGCTCAATACAGCAAAATTCAATTTAGTGTTCGAGCGAATGGAATTACTCGCTATGGTATTTCGCATGGAGTAATAAAAGATTCTTGGTTGATGTTTCCGGCTCTATCCGAGCAAACCACAATTGTCAAATTCCTGGACTACAAAACCTCCCAAATCGACCAAGCCATAACCATCAAGGAAAAACAGATCACCCTGCTCAGGGAGCACAAACAGATCCTGATCCAGAATGCCGTCACCCGGGGGCTCGACCCCGATGCCCCCATGCGTGATTCCGGTTTGGAATGGATTGGGGAGGTACCGGCGTATTGGGAGGTTATTCGATTTAAAAATCTTTTTTCGCAGAGTCATCTGCCTGTTCGTAAAGACGATGGCGTCGTTACTTCTTATCGAGATGGACAGGTTACGCTGAGATCAAACAGAAGGCTTGAGGGATACACGGAAGCGATTATAGAGCAAGGATATCAAGGCATCCGTAAAGGGCAGCTCGTTTTAAATTCAATGGATGCATTCGAAGGGGCAATTGGAGTTTCTGAGTCTGATGGCAAATGTACCCCAGAATACGTTGTTTGTGACCCATTATCAAATCAGTTCTTACCTGAATATTTTGCCTACTTACTCAGGGAAATGGCTCTCATTAAATATATTCGCGTTATTTGCAACGCTGTAAGGCAAAGAGCCGTCAGAATAAGGTTTAATAACCTTGCAAAGAGGTTTTTGATTGTACCGCCGCTAAAAGAACAAACTGCCATCGTCAACCACATCGAAACCCAATCCGCAACCATCGACAAGGCAATCGGTCTGTACGAACAGCAGATCGAAAAGCTCAGGGAATACAAAGCCACCCTGATCAACAGCGCGGTGACGGGCAAGATAAAGGTGCCGATGCCGGAGCAAACGGAGGCTGCCGCCTGA
- a CDS encoding type I restriction endonuclease subunit R → MVSQTNEQALEALIEKKLTGMCLEEIGCAGTTEDGVGNPVMPFGPHHGYELGYPRDFNARYAIDETRFWDFLIKTQDKELEKLRRLDRGGDEWRRKILERYHRMAGKYGLLHLLKKGLRLDDAHLTLMYPLPLASSSDAVKQNFAANIFSSTRQVRYSLANPQEAIDLVLFINGLPFATLELKNPWTGQTARYHGQRQYRETRDITQPLLQFGRCLVHMTVDTDEVYMTTKLAGKGTFFLPFNKGHDFGAGNPPNPVGHKSAYLWEEVFGKESIATIIQHFVRLDGGSKTPLAKRILFFPRYHQLDVVRKLVAHAAENGVGHTYLIQHSAGSGKSNSITWASYQLIETYPKRLEIPGARHLEQPLFDSVVVVTDRRLLDKQLRENIKNFSEVRNIVAPAYTSAELKRALEQGKKIIITTIQKFPFIIDGIADLSDKRFAVVIDEAHSSQSGTAHDNMNRAMGGNADEQEEPPDVQDRILQAMRSRKMRGNASYFAFTATPKNTTLEKFGIRQPDGSFAPFHLYSMKQAIEEGFILDVLANYTTYKSYYEIQKSIEENPLFDSTKAQKKLRTYVERHQQTIDIKAEIILDHFIPQVVSSRKLKGQAKGMVITQNIETAIRYYKAIARLLALRGNPFKILIAFSGSKTVDGIEYTEAAVNGFAENKTRDHFDKAEYRLLVVANKYLTGFDQPKLTVMYVDKKLQGVLAVQALSRLNRAASELGKKTEDLFILDFFNTVDDIKTAFDPFYTATSLSRATDVNVLHELKDTLDEVGVYEWHEVEQFAILYFGNADAEQLSPIIDAAAARFNVELALEDEAKADFKIKAKQFVKIYGQMASIMPFEIVDWEKLFWFLKFLIPKLIVHDRDADQIDELLESVDLSSYGLERVKLNYGIELDADETEVDPQNPNPRGAHDTEEDRDSLDEIIREFNERWFQGWSATPEEQRVKFLSIAASIRAHPDFEEKYQNNSDTQNRMLAFEKIFEEVMLKNRRTEMELYKLLANDAAFKAAMQQSLQRVVG, encoded by the coding sequence ATGGTCAGCCAAACCAACGAGCAGGCCCTTGAAGCGCTCATCGAAAAAAAACTGACCGGTATGTGTCTCGAAGAGATCGGATGCGCCGGCACGACCGAGGATGGCGTCGGTAATCCGGTAATGCCTTTCGGGCCCCACCATGGCTATGAACTCGGCTATCCCCGGGATTTCAATGCCCGTTACGCCATCGATGAAACCCGTTTCTGGGATTTTCTGATCAAAACCCAGGACAAGGAACTGGAAAAACTGCGGCGCCTCGACCGTGGCGGCGATGAATGGCGGCGCAAGATCCTGGAGCGCTACCACCGCATGGCCGGAAAATACGGTCTGCTGCACCTGTTGAAAAAAGGCCTGCGGCTGGACGACGCCCACCTGACTCTGATGTATCCGTTGCCCCTGGCCAGCAGTTCCGACGCGGTCAAACAAAATTTTGCCGCCAACATCTTTAGCAGCACCCGGCAGGTGCGCTATTCGTTGGCCAACCCCCAGGAAGCGATCGATCTGGTGCTTTTCATCAATGGACTGCCCTTTGCCACCTTGGAGCTGAAGAATCCCTGGACCGGGCAGACCGCCCGCTACCATGGGCAGCGGCAATACCGTGAAACGCGGGACATTACCCAGCCGCTGCTGCAATTCGGGCGCTGCCTGGTGCATATGACGGTGGATACCGATGAAGTCTACATGACCACCAAACTGGCCGGCAAGGGCACCTTTTTCCTGCCCTTCAACAAAGGCCATGATTTCGGTGCCGGCAACCCGCCCAATCCCGTCGGCCACAAATCGGCCTACCTGTGGGAGGAGGTGTTCGGCAAGGAAAGCATTGCCACCATCATCCAGCATTTCGTGCGCCTGGATGGCGGCAGCAAGACGCCGCTTGCCAAACGCATCCTGTTTTTTCCCCGCTACCACCAGCTCGATGTGGTGCGAAAGCTGGTTGCCCATGCCGCCGAGAACGGGGTAGGGCATACCTACCTGATCCAGCACTCGGCCGGTTCCGGCAAATCCAATTCCATCACCTGGGCCAGCTATCAGCTTATCGAAACCTATCCGAAACGCTTGGAAATACCCGGTGCCCGACACCTGGAGCAGCCGCTGTTCGACTCGGTGGTTGTGGTCACCGACCGACGCCTGCTGGACAAGCAGCTTCGCGAAAACATAAAGAACTTCTCAGAGGTCAGGAACATCGTCGCTCCGGCCTACACCTCGGCGGAATTGAAACGTGCCCTGGAGCAGGGCAAAAAGATCATCATCACCACCATCCAGAAATTCCCCTTCATCATCGACGGCATCGCCGATTTGAGCGACAAGCGCTTCGCGGTGGTCATCGACGAGGCCCACAGCTCCCAGAGCGGCACGGCCCACGATAACATGAACCGGGCCATGGGCGGCAATGCCGACGAGCAGGAGGAGCCGCCGGACGTGCAGGACAGGATTCTTCAGGCCATGCGATCGCGCAAGATGCGCGGCAATGCATCCTATTTCGCATTCACGGCCACGCCCAAGAACACCACCCTTGAGAAATTCGGCATTCGGCAGCCGGACGGCAGCTTTGCGCCCTTTCACCTCTATTCCATGAAACAGGCCATCGAGGAGGGGTTTATCCTCGATGTGCTGGCCAATTACACCACCTATAAAAGCTACTACGAAATTCAGAAATCTATTGAGGAAAATCCACTGTTCGACAGCACAAAGGCTCAGAAAAAACTGCGCACCTATGTGGAGCGTCATCAACAGACCATCGACATTAAGGCCGAGATCATCCTCGATCACTTCATCCCCCAGGTGGTGAGCAGCAGGAAGCTGAAAGGCCAGGCCAAGGGGATGGTGATCACCCAGAACATCGAAACCGCCATCCGCTATTACAAGGCCATTGCCCGTCTGCTGGCCCTGCGGGGCAATCCGTTCAAAATTCTCATTGCCTTTTCGGGCAGTAAAACCGTCGATGGCATCGAGTATACCGAGGCTGCCGTCAACGGCTTTGCCGAAAACAAGACTCGTGACCACTTTGACAAGGCTGAATACCGCCTGCTGGTGGTGGCCAACAAGTACCTGACCGGGTTCGACCAGCCCAAACTCACGGTTATGTATGTGGACAAGAAACTGCAAGGCGTGTTGGCGGTGCAGGCTCTCTCACGGCTCAACCGTGCCGCGTCCGAGTTGGGCAAGAAAACCGAGGATCTGTTTATCCTGGATTTTTTCAATACCGTGGACGATATCAAGACGGCCTTCGACCCCTTCTATACGGCCACCAGCCTGTCCCGGGCCACGGACGTGAACGTGTTACACGAATTAAAGGACACGCTGGATGAGGTGGGGGTGTATGAATGGCACGAGGTAGAGCAGTTCGCGATTCTATATTTCGGCAACGCGGACGCCGAGCAACTCAGCCCGATCATCGATGCGGCGGCGGCACGGTTCAATGTGGAATTGGCGCTCGAAGACGAGGCCAAGGCCGACTTCAAAATCAAGGCCAAGCAGTTTGTAAAAATTTACGGGCAAATGGCGTCCATTATGCCGTTTGAGATTGTGGACTGGGAAAAACTGTTCTGGTTCCTGAAATTCCTGATTCCGAAACTGATCGTTCATGACCGGGATGCCGACCAGATCGATGAATTGCTGGAATCCGTGGACCTGTCGTCCTATGGCCTGGAGCGGGTAAAACTTAATTACGGTATCGAACTGGATGCTGACGAGACCGAAGTGGACCCCCAGAACCCCAACCCGCGCGGTGCCCATGATACCGAAGAAGACCGAGATTCCCTCGATGAGATCATCCGTGAGTTCAACGAGCGCTGGTTTCAGGGCTGGAGTGCCACGCCGGAAGAGCAGCGAGTCAAATTCCTGAGTATAGCCGCCAGCATCCGGGCGCATCCGGATTTTGAGGAGAAATACCAGAATAATTCGGATACCCAGAATCGGATGCTGGCCTTTGAGAAAATATTCGAGGAAGTCATGCTCAAGAACCGCCGGACCGAGATGGAACTCTATAAATTGTTAGCCAATGATGCGGCGTTCAAGGCCGCCATGCAGCAAAGCCTGCAAAGGGTGGTTGGATGA
- a CDS encoding DUF3820 family protein, with protein sequence MSDNQDCQPDPEILIKLANARMPFGKYKDHRLIDLPEPYVVWFSQKGFPRGKLGDMLQMVYEIKVNGLEYLFDRLKSD encoded by the coding sequence ATGAGCGACAATCAGGATTGCCAGCCCGACCCGGAAATACTGATCAAGCTGGCCAACGCGCGCATGCCCTTCGGGAAATACAAGGATCACCGCTTGATCGATCTGCCCGAGCCCTATGTGGTCTGGTTTTCACAAAAAGGGTTTCCGCGCGGCAAGCTCGGCGACATGCTGCAAATGGTCTATGAGATCAAGGTCAATGGATTGGAGTATCTTTTTGACAGGCTCAAATCCGATTGA
- a CDS encoding MaoC family dehydratase: MSTQVIYFDDFKPGQTYATARRTVSEADHVNFTTSFGFFEPLFMDRDFVKTSTPYEKPIVPGTLTFSVAEGLTILSGLLHSGMAFLGVELDVLKPVFIGDTLTVSIEVADTRETKKPDRGIVTFRHRVINQSGVEVMVYTVKRMMRRKV; the protein is encoded by the coding sequence ATGAGCACACAAGTTATTTATTTCGACGATTTCAAGCCGGGCCAGACCTACGCGACGGCTCGCCGGACGGTCAGCGAAGCGGATCATGTGAACTTCACCACCAGTTTCGGATTTTTCGAACCGCTTTTCATGGACCGTGATTTTGTGAAAACCAGCACCCCTTACGAAAAGCCCATCGTTCCGGGCACGCTGACCTTTTCCGTGGCCGAAGGATTGACCATCCTGTCCGGTCTGCTGCACTCCGGTATGGCCTTTCTCGGAGTGGAGCTGGATGTTCTCAAGCCGGTTTTTATCGGTGATACCCTGACGGTGAGCATTGAAGTGGCGGATACCCGTGAGACGAAAAAACCGGACCGGGGGATTGTTACTTTCCGGCACCGGGTGATAAATCAGTCAGGTGTCGAGGTCATGGTATATACCGTTAAGCGGATGATGCGCCGAAAAGTCTGA
- a CDS encoding type II toxin-antitoxin system CcdA family antitoxin, with translation MEKVLYNPKAGKKATNVSINSDLLKQAKALKINLSKTLEDRLAELLIEEKRKAWKAENKDAIEAYNRRIKEKGVFSDGLRRF, from the coding sequence ATGGAAAAGGTTCTCTATAATCCCAAAGCTGGAAAAAAGGCCACGAATGTAAGCATCAACAGCGATTTATTAAAGCAGGCCAAAGCGCTTAAGATCAATTTGTCAAAAACACTTGAGGATCGCTTGGCTGAATTATTGATTGAGGAAAAGCGAAAGGCCTGGAAAGCGGAAAATAAAGACGCCATTGAAGCCTACAATCGCCGAATCAAAGAAAAGGGAGTCTTCAGCGATGGCTTGAGGCGCTTCTGA
- a CDS encoding CcdB family protein has protein sequence MAQFDVYENPNAETNQTVPYLLDIQSDLLDNLATRVVVPLVDAGIAGKPILHLTPRFHVENTRVVMSTAELAGISTGALGKKIGSLKDQRDKIIAAVDFLITGF, from the coding sequence ATGGCGCAGTTCGATGTATATGAGAATCCAAATGCGGAAACGAATCAGACTGTGCCTTACCTTCTTGACATACAGTCAGATCTTCTCGACAATCTTGCCACCCGCGTGGTCGTCCCCCTCGTCGATGCGGGAATTGCCGGTAAACCCATTTTGCACCTTACCCCTCGATTCCATGTCGAGAATACCCGGGTGGTGATGTCAACGGCAGAACTGGCTGGCATTTCGACGGGCGCCTTGGGAAAAAAAATCGGTTCGTTGAAAGATCAACGCGATAAAATCATTGCCGCGGTCGATTTCCTGATTACTGGTTTCTAA
- a CDS encoding NAD(P)H-dependent flavin oxidoreductase — protein MKTRITELFGIRHPIIQGGMHYVGFAELASAVSNAGGLGIITGLTQKTPQDLAGEIQRCRKMTDKPFGVNLTFLPTIQAPDYPGYINAIIDGGVKIVETAGRNPQPYMPILQEAGVKIIHKCTSVRHALKAEKIGCDAVSVDGFECGGHPGEDDIPNMILLPRAAEELTIPFVASGGMADARSLVASLALGADGINMGTRFIATQEAPVHEKVKQAILSATELDTRLVLRPLRNTERVLANTAAERLLEKEKSLGSSIKIEDVIEEVAGVYPKVMMDGEIHSGVWSCGMVAGLIHDIPTCGQLIDRIMADAESIVRERLEGMLAP, from the coding sequence ATGAAGACACGAATTACCGAACTGTTCGGCATCCGACATCCGATCATTCAAGGTGGTATGCACTATGTCGGATTCGCGGAATTGGCTTCGGCCGTATCCAATGCGGGCGGTCTTGGCATCATTACCGGTTTGACCCAGAAGACGCCCCAGGACCTGGCCGGGGAAATCCAGCGTTGCAGGAAAATGACCGATAAGCCATTCGGCGTCAACCTGACCTTTCTTCCGACCATCCAGGCACCGGATTACCCCGGCTATATCAACGCCATCATTGACGGCGGCGTCAAGATTGTGGAAACCGCCGGCCGCAATCCCCAGCCGTACATGCCCATTTTACAAGAGGCAGGGGTGAAGATCATCCATAAATGTACTTCCGTGCGCCATGCCCTGAAAGCGGAGAAAATCGGGTGTGATGCCGTGTCGGTAGACGGCTTCGAGTGCGGTGGCCATCCAGGAGAAGATGATATCCCCAACATGATCTTGCTGCCGCGGGCTGCCGAAGAATTAACCATCCCGTTTGTTGCCTCCGGTGGTATGGCGGATGCGCGCAGCCTCGTCGCTTCGCTTGCCCTGGGCGCGGATGGCATCAATATGGGCACGCGGTTCATTGCCACTCAGGAGGCGCCGGTGCATGAGAAAGTGAAACAGGCCATTTTGTCAGCTACAGAGCTGGATACGCGCCTGGTTCTGCGTCCGCTTCGGAACACGGAACGGGTTCTCGCCAACACGGCCGCCGAGCGTCTCTTGGAGAAAGAGAAGTCACTCGGCAGCAGTATCAAGATTGAAGATGTCATCGAAGAGGTGGCCGGGGTTTATCCAAAGGTCATGATGGATGGCGAAATTCATTCCGGGGTGTGGTCCTGTGGTATGGTGGCCGGTCTTATTCATGACATTCCGACCTGCGGGCAACTCATCGATCGGATCATGGCTGACGCCGAATCGATTGTTCGGGAACGCCTGGAGGGCATGCTGGCTCCATAA